Genomic DNA from Streptomyces sp. GS7:
CGCCCGTGCTGGCCGAACTGGTCCATGCCGACGTGAACGACTTGCGGCTCGTCGAGAGCGTCACCGTGCCCGCCGCCTTCCTGCTGCTGGCCCTCGGCCTCGGTGCGTTGGGGGCTGCCGCCGTCCCCGTGGTGGTCGCCGCATCGGCGATCCTCGTCAGCACAGGCACTTTGATGGCCATAAGCCTCATGACCCGGGTGGACACCACGATGCTCACCGTGACCACGAGTATCGGCCTCGGGCTCGGTCTGGACTACGCGCTGCTGATCCTCCTGCGCTACCGACAGGCCCGTGCCCGTGGTGACACACCGTACGAGGCCACCGCCCAGGCAACGGCGACGGCGGGTACCACGGTCTCCTGGTGCGCGCTCGTGGTCGTGGCCACCAGCGCGGCCCTGCTGATCATTCCGGTCCGGAACGTGCGCATGCTGGCGTTGGCGGCCATGACCACCACCTGCATCACGCTCGGCGCCGCACTCACCTTGTTGCCCGCTCTGCTGCCCCGCATCGACCGGTTGCTGGACCTTGGCCGCCTCCGCCGGCGGAGGACGGGGCCGGGAGTATCCAGGACCCACCGGTGGTGGACCCGCTGGACGCTTCATCTCATGCGCCGCCCCTGGCCGTACTGTCTGGGGGCGCTCGCGGTGCTGGTCCTGGCCGCCGTCCCGGTCCTGGGCATCCGCCTGGGGCTGCACTACGACCGTACCGCCATCGCACGCACGGAGACCGGCCGAGGGCTGATCCAGATGGAGAACGACCGGCTCGCCAGCGTGACCCTCCTCGCCCTGCCACATGCGCCCGGCGCTCCGCCCGTGGACACCACAGCCCTGGCGACGGCTCTGCGTAACGACCCACGCGTGGCTCTGACCGGCTCACTGGACAACGGCACCGATCTCACCATGCTGGCCGTCGGCGAGCGAAACGCTCCCGACAGCGCGGCCTCAGCCGCCCTCCTCACCCGCATCCGTCAGGTCGCGTCGCGAGTCCTGCCCGCCGGGCAGCCTGTTCTCATCGCGGGACCGGCGGCTGCGCTCAAGGACCTGACGCATACCGCCGTCACAGGCCTGTGGCAGGTGGCGGCGATCGTGCTGACCGGATCCTTCGCACTGCTGCTGGTGCTCTTCCGCAGCGTGCTGATCCCTCTCAAAGCGATCGCGATGAACATTCTCGCCGTCGGGGCGGCCTTCGGTGTGCTCACCGTGGTCGCCAGGGGAACGTCATCGGCGGGTCAGATCAATGTTCTGATCCCGCTGCTCGCCTTTGCGCTGATCTTCGGCCTCTCCATGGACTACGAGGTGTTCCTGGTCCACCGCATCGCCGAGCACTACAGGCGCTGCGGTGACAACACCGCGGCCGTCGCGCACAGTTTGCAGCACACCGCCCAGACCATCACCCTCGCCGCGAGCGTCATGATCGTCACGTTTGCGGGTCTGCTCGCCACGCACCGCCAGGACTTCCAGCAGATGGGCCTGGCAGTCGCCGCGGCCATCGCCATCGACATCACCGTCGTCCGCATTGTTCTGGTGCCCTCGCTCATGCGGCTCCTGGACCACCGCAACTGGTGGCTGCCACGGCCGCTGGCACGTCTGCTCCCCGGGCCGGGGATCGCCCGGCAGGAGGCGGGTCGGCCGGCGAGCCACCACACCGCGCATCAGACCGACTGCACGTCACCGACGCCGACACCGACAGGAGAACAACCATGACCGCCTCGGCTCCCTTTCGCCCCGCGTGGGCCCCCCGGCTCACCGTCGCCATCGCCGCCCTGGCCTCCATCGCGGCGGCCGTCCAGCCCGCAATCGGCACCCCGGCCACGCGCCACCCGCAGCAATCGGACGAAAGTACCCTGCTGACCTGCGCGGTCAGCACCGTCCCGGATCAGCCCCTGTCCTTCACGCCTCCGCTCGGCCAAGTTCCGCGCACGACCACCGTGCACGGAACCCTGTACCTCACCAACTGCGCTTCGCCGGACGGGACTTCGGCGGACCTCCGGTCCGGCACGCTCACCTTCGATGGGAACAGTGAAGCCAGCTGCACCTCCGCAGAGGCCATCCACGGCGAGGGGACCATCACATGGCACGACGCGAACGGCCGCCCCGTCGGCAGCTCGACCCTGCGCCCCAATCTCCACCAGCTCGACACCTACAATCCAGGGGACGCCCTGCTGGCGGGCACCGTCACCCGGGGCTTCCTCTACGGCGCCCGTGTCTCCGGCAGCGCCACCCCCACCAGTGACGTCAGCGGTTGCGTACTGGGCGGGCTGAGCACCATCAGCGGCAGGGGAAAGGTGGCCTTCCTGCGCTGACGCAGCACTGGTCGACGCACCGTTACAGACGCACCTTCAGACGGCCGACACGCGGTACGACGCGGCCTACCTCAGCGGCCTAACGCCCATACACACTCCGCCCGTGGTCTGGAGGCCCGCGTCGCCCCGGCCGAAGGCATCGCGTTCACCACGGTCGCCACGGGGAAGATCCGCCGCTCCGGCAACCCGCTCAAGCTCGTATCGCCGGCGAACGTGCGCGATATGGCGCGCGTGCCGCTGGGTGTCGCCCAGGCCCGCATCAACGATGTGATCCGCGGCGCGCTGCCGTGGCTGCTGGAGCGCGCGAACATGGTGCACCAGTGCGGGCCGGCCCATGCCGAGGCACTGCAACAGCACGCCGCCACCCTGCCCGCCGAACTCGCCGGCCGGTACTACCCGACCGGGTTCGTCAGCCCGGAACTCCCCGACGTCCTGGCGGTCGCCGACGTCGTGACCTCCCGCAGCGGCGCCGGCACCCTGGCGGAACCACCACCCTCGGCAAACCGGCGGTGTTCATCCCGCTCGCCTCCTCGGCCGGTAACGAGCAGGCTCACAACGCCAGGCACCTCGAAGAGGCCGGTGCCGCCGTCGCCCTCCTCGGCGATGTCACCGCCGATGCTCTGCGGCACGCGGTCGAGCCTCTGCTGACGGACTCAGCCCGGCGGGGCGCGATGGCACAGCGGGCTCGGACGCACGGACGGCCGGACGCCGCGGACAGGCCCGTGGACGTGATCCTGTCCGCCGCTTCCGACTGACCGGCGCGGACCCTACGGGAGGCGTCGGGCGGCACCCTCCTCGCACAAGACGACGGCGGCGGCGAATGCGTGCGCGTCCTTTCCCCACGGGTCGGGGGACATTCAGGTCGCCGAGGTTCGGGGGGGTTCGGTGCGGTGTACTCGTCGACCAGGCCATGGAGAGCCCTGAGGTTGCCACGGCTTGTCGGGGGTACCTGGCAGGAACTGGTCCGGTAGCGGCTGCGGAATTCGACCAGCAGCTCATCGGTCGCATCGGTCCCGGCGCTCACCGCGGCGTGGATGCCACCCGTGGTCACGTGTGCACGACATGCGACTTGTCAGGACACCGGGAGTTGCGAAGGGGCACGCCCGCTTCGGGCCGCGGTCTGCTTCACGCATCACCATGCCCGGCCCAGCTCACGAGCCGACAGACTCCCACGACCGGCCCGGCGTGCTCGCTTCAAGGCTGAAATGCGCTCGTGTAACAGCATCAGCAGCCCGCCGAAACGCTGGAGTCCATCAGCGCGCAGTGACGCCCTTCACCACGCACCCATCACCCCCGGCGCCGGGCCCGCGCTCCTCAACTGAGGGCGGGGGTACGGGCGTTCTGGCCCGCACGAGCCGGACAGCCTTGCGCTGCCGCTCCGCCGGATCCCTTGACACCCGATGTCATGTCATGGACATTTCCCTAGACCCTAGTTGGTCCAGGCCAGAGCAGGCCGCCACAGGCGCGCTCATGCAAGTACAGGCAGATACGGGCTCGCTCAGGCCGGCGCAGACAAGTACAAGCACGCTCGGACCAGCTCAGGGAAACCCCCCACACGCCCTGGAGGTCAACCGTGAACAGCCCCGGACTCAGAACCGGTTCCAGAGCAAGATCTCGTTCACCCCTCGCAGCCCTGGCCCTCACCGCCTCCGCCCTCACCGCCCTGGTGACCGTGACCCTGGCCGCCCCCGCCACCGCCACCACCCAGCCGGCCGCCGCCCGGACCACTCCGCCGCCCTCCCCCACGGCCCCGCACACCGGCGTCGTCGTCGGAGCACGCACACCGGCCCGCACACCGGGGCGCGCCCACGCCGTCCGTACGTTCCTGGCAGGGCGCCGGACCGTATCCGGCCCCGCGTGGACGCACCACCCCCGGATCCCCGGCGGCCGGCCGACCACATCGGCTCCCCGGGCGGGCCAGATCACCCACAACTGGTGGGGCGTCTTCCCCCAGCCCGGTACACATGACGGCATCATGGCCACCCATACCGTCGACCCGTCCTACACAGTCACCGACGCGGACAACGTCACCTACGCGCCCACCACCAAGGCCCAGAACTCCTGCATGGAAGTGGTGACCGCGTACACCAACACCGGCAACGAGATCTGGGCGTGGGACTGGTGCGGGACCGTCGGCCCGGCCAAGACCGTCCCCATCGACGACAACTTCCTGAAGAACTACACCCCCGGCAACGGCGGGCCGGCCGCGTACAGCGTGCAGATGGTGCAGGACGACGCCGCCACCAACCGCTGGTCGGCCTATCTCTACAACTACCGGACCGCTGCCTGGGACCTGCTGTTCCAGCAGTCGGGGACGGACCAGAGCGGGCTCAACCACGGCTGGGACATGTTCGAGATCTATGCGAGCCCCAACCCCGCTACGGGAGAGGGGTATTACTGCACGGAGGCACGGAACACCACCTTCGACAGCAGCGCCGTGCAGCTGCGCAGCAACGGGGCCTGGAAGCCCACGAGCCCGTCCGACTCGCCGTGGACCGACACCAACCCCGATCCGAACGCGTTCCTGTGCCCGCCGCTGAAGTTCGTCCAGGCAGGCGCCAATGATCACTGGACCGTCCACCAGTGACTCGGTAGCCCCCGGCGCACAGCCTCCCCACACCATGAGGAAAAGGGCGGCGCACCCAACAGTGCGCCGCCCCACGGCCGTTGGCCCAGACATCGGGGGGCCGACAGGCCCTCGGGTCTGTCGGCAATCTCCCACGTCCTCCCGATGGGCGGGCCCCGCGGTAGGTGCCGGACCGGCGACGGGGCGGGACTGGGCGAGACACCAAGACGGGGTGCGACAACGGTGACCTCACCACTGCCGTGGCGGCCGGTGCCGGCCGGTTTCTTCCGAGGCACCTCGGCAATGTCACGATGGCCGGGACCGTCGTACGGTGCAACGAAGGACTCCCGTACAGGCGTTGTGACGATCTCTCACTCCTCCGTCCCCAGGGAGCCCCACGATGAAGGTCCTGCTCCGACTGCTGGTCCTGGCCGCCTTCCTCTTCAACCTCGTCTCGTATTTCCTCTGGGGCGGTTCACTTCAGGCCCTGACGAGTGTCGGCTCCGGCCTGATCTGCCTGGCAGCGGCCGGAGGACTCTGGCTACTCCGCAGTCGACGCACGGCGCCCAGCTCCTCGGTCGCATCTTGAAATGATCTCGGACGGTGGATCACCGTCGGGTGGCCCATCACCATGAACTGTCCGACGCCGAACGGGAATTCGTGACTTCTCTGCCGCCCCGTCCGGAGCGTGGCCGGAAGCGACCGTTCCAGGTGCCGGCATGCCGCCGCTGAAGCCGTGCCGAAGGCCCTTGCGGATCTGTTCACCGAGCGGGCATCCGCGGCGCTCGGTGTCACGACCCAGAGGCAGGCGTCTGCCTTGCCGGGTGGAGGATTCCTGGGGCTTCGTGCCCCAGGCCCCAGGCCGGCGGGGCTGAGCTGACGCATGTCGCGTTCGGGAGGATGCGCGGGGAACTGCGCGACCGACCTGACTGACCGCAGGCGATCGACAGGACGGTCGGCCGTGTCTTGTTCGTGGCCTTCCGCTCGGCAGGACCATCCTGTTGTCTTTCGGGAATGGTGAGGATCGTGACAGCCGACGTGGTGATCGTGGGGAACGGCGCGCTGGGCCTGTCGATCGCCGTGGAGACGGCGCTGCGGGACCGCTCCCTGCGGATTGCCGTGGTGGGCCCGGAGGCGCGCCCCGGTTCCGCTTCCGTGGCGGCGGGGGCGATGCTCAACTGCTTTGCCGAGGTCACGGCGCGTACCGGTGAACATCCCGCGTCCCGGGCGAAGTTCGCGCTGGCGCGCGAAGCGGCTCGCCTGTGGCCGGGCTGGCTGGACCGGCTCGCCGACGCCGCGCGACCCGTGGCGGTTCCGGTCGGGAGCATCCGGGGGACGCTGGTCGTGCTGGGGGCGCGCTCCACGGGGGACGGCCTGGGCAGCATGCGGGCGATCCGCGCAGCCGCCGAGGAGCACGGCGAGCCCTTCCAGGACGTGGATCCCCACGGCATCGCCGCTTTGGAGGCGGAGGCGGGTGACCAGCCCGTGGACGCCTTGTACTTGGAGAACGAAGGGGCCGTCGACGCGCGCCGTGTGCTCGCGTCCCTGGAGGCCGCTGCGTCAGGGCTCGGCGT
This window encodes:
- a CDS encoding MMPL family transporter; amino-acid sequence: MPPDACVESRGSDAAAAAGQMSWTGRLGVGAARRWRFVVATWVLLAVLSSILLPFQLGRLSIPTTDMADSPARQAAALISRGFPRLGSEQMILAFDSPDLPATDPAYQKAVSSTARALISQAGAGTVLPVPKVTGQNPRHSYVSIGVMGDEAARQRRLRSLQMVAYRTAHGTSGGHVRVAVVGLTPVLAELVHADVNDLRLVESVTVPAAFLLLALGLGALGAAAVPVVVAASAILVSTGTLMAISLMTRVDTTMLTVTTSIGLGLGLDYALLILLRYRQARARGDTPYEATAQATATAGTTVSWCALVVVATSAALLIIPVRNVRMLALAAMTTTCITLGAALTLLPALLPRIDRLLDLGRLRRRRTGPGVSRTHRWWTRWTLHLMRRPWPYCLGALAVLVLAAVPVLGIRLGLHYDRTAIARTETGRGLIQMENDRLASVTLLALPHAPGAPPVDTTALATALRNDPRVALTGSLDNGTDLTMLAVGERNAPDSAASAALLTRIRQVASRVLPAGQPVLIAGPAAALKDLTHTAVTGLWQVAAIVLTGSFALLLVLFRSVLIPLKAIAMNILAVGAAFGVLTVVARGTSSAGQINVLIPLLAFALIFGLSMDYEVFLVHRIAEHYRRCGDNTAAVAHSLQHTAQTITLAASVMIVTFAGLLATHRQDFQQMGLAVAAAIAIDITVVRIVLVPSLMRLLDHRNWWLPRPLARLLPGPGIARQEAGRPASHHTAHQTDCTSPTPTPTGEQP
- a CDS encoding carbohydrate-binding protein, whose product is MNSPGLRTGSRARSRSPLAALALTASALTALVTVTLAAPATATTQPAAARTTPPPSPTAPHTGVVVGARTPARTPGRAHAVRTFLAGRRTVSGPAWTHHPRIPGGRPTTSAPRAGQITHNWWGVFPQPGTHDGIMATHTVDPSYTVTDADNVTYAPTTKAQNSCMEVVTAYTNTGNEIWAWDWCGTVGPAKTVPIDDNFLKNYTPGNGGPAAYSVQMVQDDAATNRWSAYLYNYRTAAWDLLFQQSGTDQSGLNHGWDMFEIYASPNPATGEGYYCTEARNTTFDSSAVQLRSNGAWKPTSPSDSPWTDTNPDPNAFLCPPLKFVQAGANDHWTVHQ